DNA from Phragmites australis chromosome 16, lpPhrAust1.1, whole genome shotgun sequence:
TATTGAAGAGCATGATCCGTCAGTGTCTCAGTGTTCACCATCTGGCCTCTCCAAGATGAGAGATTTGTTTGAGCGTGCTATTACTGCTGGGGGGCTGCATGTAACTGAGGGCAGCAAACTATGGTCAGCTTATAGAGAATACGAGATGGCCATTTTGATCACCATTGCTGAAGGCAATGATGAGGAAAAGGCAAAGCAGGTTCAGCGCATACGCACGCTCTTCCACCGCCAATTATCTGTTCCTTTGGCTGATATGGAATCAACACTTGTTGAGTATAAGAGCTGGGAAGCCGAGCAAGGCAATGCAAACGATCCAGGTTCTGATTTTGATGGTGTTCCCTCAAACGTCGTAAATGCTTACAAAAAGGCCAATGATATGTAcaatgaaagaaagaaatatgaggATCAACTAAGCAATGTATGTGCTTCCGAAGCTGACAAACTGCAGGAGTTTCTGGTATGGTGAACATTGTTTATGTTTTGTCAATGCTTAACTTGAATCTTGTTTACAATTCATCCTATTATTGTATCAggatttataatattttttaaatcaggTCTATCTGAGGCTCTGAGCAGATCTCCTGGTTCAAATTTGGGGGAACAGTTACATCTTTGTTGAAAAATCTCTTTATTTgaattcttctcttcttttttctttttttgacccaactcccccccccccccttctgcTTTGTTTTGCTTATAGTTATAGAAATACAATTCCATTTGATGATCCTGCAGCAAAAACATTTCATTCTTCTGTTATCTGTCTTTTAAGTTTCAGTTTCTGTGTTCTGCCAGTTTTATCCTGTCTGCCCACTCGGTTTATGTTTTGTGTGGCTTTTTTCATTTTAACAGTGCTATCCACACATATTCATTACCTTTTACTTGCCAAAATCTTGTTCTTAGTAAACTCAATGTTGCTTTTTTTGGGGATAAAACAGACATACATCAAATTTGAGGAGTCTTTCGGTGGCCCTGCTCGTGTTCAAGTTCTTTATGAACGAGCTGTTTCAGCGCTTCCTGTTTCAAGTGATATATGGATGGGATACACAAGTTACCTGGATGGAACCCTGAAGGTCCTTTTAGAAACTTTTATGGAAATACATGTAGATCCCAtcatgatgatattttttttcttcttttaaatATCAAGACATGCTTTTTCTTTGGCAGGTGCCTTCCATTCTTAGAAGTGTTTATCACAGAGCCACACGAAACTGTACATGGGTTGGTGATCTATGGGTCCGTTATCTGCTGTCTTTGGAGCGTATTCGTGCTTCTGAAGAGGAGCTGCGGCATGTAAGTTCCTTGGTTCGCTCTGTTGCTACCTAGCTGGAGATTTTACATTTTAGATAATCAAGTATTATATCTGTATGCAAAGTAGACAGCAAAGTTTAATGTTCTGGCACCATGGTTTAATAATTGAGGTTATTGTAATTCTACTAGTCGGGTGCTCGTGCATTGCAATGGATCTTGAATAAACAATTACAAGTCGTAATCTCTCCAGCAGATATATTCATCATTCACATAGTTGTCCTTAAATCTAGATGTATACCTTTTAACCAATTGTTATGTCATAGATATCCGTATGATAAGCCATATGAACACAGTTATGTGCAGAATACCTCCAAAGAAGATCATGCACAAGCATATAAAAATCAATCCACAGAAGATCATTTAGGTAGTAGGTAGTAAAACTTAATACCCTTTTAAGTAAAGATATTCATTGAGGTTGCTTGGCTGCTAATACCACACATGTTTTCAAAATAACACCAAGGGAACTACCTACAAGCTTTCGTCATTGTTGTGTTTGACTAGCATTTCCTAGTTCTTATTCGCCTTCTTAACAGTTAACTCCACCGCATGGTGGCACATGCTGCAATAGGAACCAAATACTGTTAAATGTTTGGGTATTTATTATCCACCTGTAGATATCTGCTACTGTTATGTACTGAGTCCTGTTATAAGCTGGCGGATGGCATAATGTTACTGATATAATTATCTTACTATACAACTATCTACTAACTGCAAAATATCCTAAAACATCCTGGTAAGCAGCCAACAGAGCACATTCTTACACAACTGTATACCATGAAATGTCTAATGTGTGCACTGCATTTCTTTTATTGTTTGCCTTACTTTTAGTAGTTTGGGAAGGCTGTTATTTGTCTTATCATCTGTTTCTTTTTATGTACATTGGGAGCTATCAATATATATGTACTTGTACATGTTTTCAGGTATTTGAACAGGCAGTACAATGTTCGTTCCCAACCATAAAAGAGGTGAGCATGATATCTGCTTATTTTATCCCaaccatatttatttttaagaaTTTGTTCTACCCAATGCCCATTGCTTGTTAACTCTCATTTATCTTTTATTTGGATGGCCGCACTGTTGCAGTATCTCGACGTTTATCTTACTCGAGTTGATAGTTTAAGACGGAGGATTTCAGATGGATTGGATTTCCAACTGATTAGGCAGACATTCATGGTATATTCTCTCTATCAGCTCACTGACTCACTGTtcacatgcattttttttactaaaattaATTATGAGATAGAATATCAGGATGCTGCTGAATTTCTCTCACCTCAACTGGGAATTGACGAGTTGTTGCTCTTTCACGCGTATTGGGCCACATTAGAGCGTAATCTTGGCAAAGATCTAACTGCAGCTCGTAGAGTTTGGGAAAACATTCTCAAAAAAAGGTGTACTTTTTTCTTTGTGCAAATTCATATATTGTTCTCCTACCTTGCACCCTTAAATCTGTTATTGTTTTTCCAGTGGGTCTTTTCTGGAAGTCTGGCAGCACTACATTTCAATGGAGATAGAAATGGGGCATATACATGAGGCGAGATCACTTTATAAGCGCTGTTATAGCAAAAAATTCGCTGGGTCTGGATCAGAGGTAAGCTCTTCTCGAACAACTAGGAGAATATCTCTTTCTTCCCGCTATCATGGCCTGAAATGAACTCTTGTGTATACTGCATGAGCTATTATGCTATATAATAATGGGATGCCATGAAATGAGATGTTCTTGATCTGAAACCATATCAAGCCGAATATGTAATGAAATGAAAAGTAGAATTAGACTCGAAGGATAGAAACTGGCAAGACTAACAATAATCTGAAACAATGGCAATAAATTGTTAAAGAAAAATGTCATTTTTCTGTTAAAGAACGAGGAACTAGTATTCGTATTGAATTTAGGAGTATGGTACCTGTCTAGAAGTGGTATGTTATGAGAATTCTTCGAGATTTGTTAAGGTAAGAATCCAACATACAAATTGGGTCAGTCTAGTGTACTTATATTCTTTTTTCACGTTGACAGGCTTGGGTCTACTTTCCTTTTGTTCACATCTTAAGAAAGTGTTAACATTTTAGCCACTCGAATTCTCCACCAAAGATGAACATCATGGCATCGGCCTTAAGTTGATAGTTTTCTTTGGTTGCTCAACATAATGATTACTGATGAATAGTTGAATAACTTATTTCTCTCGACACTTCCTCTGGTATGTAGTTACTGATGTACTGTTGTAGCTGCATATGCACCGCGGTCCTGGAAATAGCAGCTCAATTAGTTAATTGCCTCATCTCCTTTATGTACACCATTATTAGTGTTTTAACATGACAAATCTAAAGAATACTGACAATTTAATTTTCAATGTTATGATCTGCAACTTACTAGGACATATGTCATGCGTGGATAAGATTTGAAAGGGTGCATGGCACCTTAGATGATTATGACCTTGCTCTAAAAAAGGTATGCTGCCGAATGTTCTTCTGTTTCACCTGAGCATTTGTCTTTGTCTTTGGTGCTTTTATCATTTTTCTTAGACTGAATCGAAGCCACATTAGCTACAGTGGTCTAAAAATGTCTTTCTAGTTTTCTTAAATAAAGTTGCACTTGCTTAACACTATCTTGATGATGTGGAGTTATCAGGTTGGTTGTTTAGCTCTACACTCCACAAGTTTACTTCAACTTGAATCAGGCTATTTTGACAATCTTGGCGTATGGGACAGCGAGAGGGTGGTGGTTATAATCATTAAAAAGTACAGCATTTTTTTGTTCCATAAACTGAATTTTTTTGCCTGGTGAACAAAAAATTGAACTGGCTTGACACACCATGCATGTTCCTTCAACATTATATAATATTGTGTATGCAAGTGAATGCTCCTTCAATTGGGCATCTACGCATGAATCACTTGTTTTGGTGCACTCGATCCAAAAGGAGCAAGTAATAAGATCTGCTATACTGATTATTCATTCATAATCATGAGGACACCACAAGTTTCTGAAGATTCCTGGTACCTTTTTGTGATTACACACTAAAGCTTTTGACATCTTTTAGTTTTGCATGCATGTCAATCTTCTGTGCAATCATCAGATGGTAGCCCCTTGTGTTTGttattattttttgcaagggTTAGCACTTACCATATTCAACATGTTTAAAGTGTCTAACTAAACTGTATGAGTTTGGTGATAGCGTGGGTTATCATGTCAACTGTAGTTGTTGAACTAATTATCCTCCAATTTGACCAGGTCATCCCTCGGTTAAAGGAGCTTTTGATGTTCAAGGCTCAACAGGAGGCTAAAGTTGAGGCTTACTCTGTCCCCAATGATACTTCTAATGCAAATGATTCCTCTCAGAAAAGAAAACCAAGTAAAATGACCAGTAAACAGCAGCCCCCTGctaagaaaaggaaagagaatccACCTAAAAGCACCATGTCATCGGATGACCAAGGACCAAAGGCACAAAGCGGAAATAGTGGGGctgtagaagttggagaggttAGCAGGGAGAAGGTTGAGGCATCTCTGGAAATGAAAGTGGACGGTGAGAGCCGAACAAGGAATACAAGTTCAAATGAACCAAAGCCATACTTCTACAATGACAAGTGCACGGTATTTGTGTCAAATATAGATTTGAAGGTATGCCATTTACCATTTCTTAGATGCACTTAGC
Protein-coding regions in this window:
- the LOC133895447 gene encoding uncharacterized protein LOC133895447, whose product is MATPMEEEVPEAAAPVVGGGDDVEVPAAPSSDSDSDSLDSDDDGAAGADELRIQALEQTLQEQPLDYETHVQYIQCLRKSGNIEKLRVAREEMNKHFPLTPKMWQEWAKDEISLSMSAKSFGDIEKLYERGVQEYLSIKLWRDYLDYIEEHDPSVSQCSPSGLSKMRDLFERAITAGGLHVTEGSKLWSAYREYEMAILITIAEGNDEEKAKQVQRIRTLFHRQLSVPLADMESTLVEYKSWEAEQGNANDPGSDFDGVPSNVVNAYKKANDMYNERKKYEDQLSNVCASEADKLQEFLTYIKFEESFGGPARVQVLYERAVSALPVSSDIWMGYTSYLDGTLKVPSILRSVYHRATRNCTWVGDLWVRYLLSLERIRASEEELRHVFEQAVQCSFPTIKEYLDVYLTRVDSLRRRISDGLDFQLIRQTFMDAAEFLSPQLGIDELLLFHAYWATLERNLGKDLTAARRVWENILKKSGSFLEVWQHYISMEIEMGHIHEARSLYKRCYSKKFAGSGSEDICHAWIRFERVHGTLDDYDLALKKVIPRLKELLMFKAQQEAKVEAYSVPNDTSNANDSSQKRKPSKMTSKQQPPAKKRKENPPKSTMSSDDQGPKAQSGNSGAVEVGEVSREKVEASLEMKVDGESRTRNTSSNEPKPYFYNDKCTVFVSNIDLKANEEHLRHFFSDIGGVTAIRLLKDKITKKSRGLAYVDFSDNEHLEAAIKKNRQKLLGKKVSIARSDPSKSKKSREAGPSSKGQDKLSQSGDDGASAPGSSRPDKEIPKGDMEITGKNTFAAPRAVVKPLGWTQRDEKSDGGAGELKSNEEFRNLLLKK